Proteins encoded in a region of the Campylobacter geochelonis genome:
- a CDS encoding NUDIX domain-containing protein produces the protein MDTTIKNVKITKMPESNFIKPFRMEFERDGKAMHWDCVKVHDSVSVLLYHEEKEAFLLVKQFRPAVWCRQKEDVLERGFTYELCAGILDKGISEEETIIEEIYEEVGYKVENVVKIGSFYSSFGFAGGKQTIFYAKINESMKKWKGGGIDNEQIEPFYLLVKDAMKFVYDENYVKAASMAYCFMWFNERFKK, from the coding sequence GTGGATACTACTATAAAAAATGTAAAAATAACTAAAATGCCAGAGTCAAATTTCATAAAACCATTTAGAATGGAGTTTGAAAGAGATGGAAAGGCTATGCATTGGGACTGTGTGAAAGTTCACGATAGTGTGAGTGTGCTTTTATATCATGAAGAAAAAGAGGCTTTTTTGCTTGTTAAGCAGTTTCGACCTGCGGTTTGGTGCAGGCAAAAAGAGGACGTTTTAGAGCGCGGTTTTACATATGAACTTTGCGCTGGAATCTTAGATAAGGGCATTAGCGAAGAAGAGACAATTATAGAAGAAATTTATGAAGAGGTTGGTTATAAGGTAGAAAATGTCGTAAAAATCGGCTCGTTTTATAGCTCTTTTGGATTTGCTGGTGGGAAACAGACGATATTTTACGCTAAAATCAACGAAAGTATGAAAAAATGGAAAGGTGGCGGTATAGATAACGAACAAATCGAACCATTTTACCTACTTGTTAAAGATGCGATGAAATTTGTTTATGATGAAAATTATGTAAAAGCTGCTAGTATGGCGTATTGTTTTATGTGGTTTAATGAGAGATTTAAGAAATAA
- the mgtE gene encoding magnesium transporter: MPKNESNSKTNDENDIQKKELHEDFLEAKELLDSHINETSEDELSGVDITEHLKTLKKHDEDEYTSYLEKLDAESLADAAIEMPEHMLKDVLENVPKEKLVEAMEELESDDQVELLEYIDDIDEVKAREIFDELDDDDKEDILKLSNYDEDEAGAYMQIELFKANLDETVKEAVDRLRSLRHTGELESVYQLFAVDKKGVLKYSIPLADLIIYNFSLTIDEVVRSAKEDEFRPKFAQDSEHIDDVVTKFEKFDLSVLPVVDSRGVLVGRITTDDIHDIIQERATEQIYNLAGVDDEAEEEDTLFKAGKARAIWLLLNLFTALIASFIIGFFDKTIETIVALAILMPIVSGMSGNAGTQALTVTVRRLALGEIEFNDKKGVLKKEIGIVLVNGLVFACLLGIVAYIWFDIAMLGVVIACAMFISIMFAGFLGTVIPLTLKKLNIDPAVGSSVLLTALTDIIGFFSFLGLATWILL; encoded by the coding sequence ATGCCAAAAAATGAGTCAAATAGCAAAACAAATGATGAAAACGATATCCAAAAAAAAGAGCTTCATGAGGATTTTTTAGAAGCTAAAGAGCTGCTTGACTCCCATATAAACGAAACTTCAGAAGATGAGTTAAGTGGTGTTGATATCACCGAACACTTAAAAACGCTAAAAAAACATGATGAAGATGAATACACCTCATACTTAGAAAAACTTGACGCTGAAAGCTTAGCAGACGCAGCTATCGAGATGCCAGAGCATATGTTAAAAGATGTGCTTGAAAATGTTCCAAAAGAAAAGCTTGTTGAAGCTATGGAAGAGCTAGAAAGCGATGATCAAGTTGAGCTTTTAGAATACATCGATGATATTGATGAAGTAAAAGCTAGAGAAATTTTTGATGAGCTTGATGATGATGATAAAGAGGATATTTTAAAGCTTTCAAACTACGATGAGGATGAAGCTGGCGCGTATATGCAAATCGAGCTTTTTAAAGCAAATTTAGATGAAACTGTAAAAGAAGCGGTTGATAGACTAAGAAGCTTAAGGCATACTGGCGAGTTAGAGAGCGTTTATCAGCTTTTTGCTGTTGATAAAAAGGGCGTTTTGAAGTATTCGATACCGCTTGCGGATTTGATTATCTATAATTTTAGTTTAACGATTGATGAAGTTGTAAGAAGCGCTAAAGAAGATGAGTTTAGACCTAAATTTGCGCAAGATAGCGAACATATAGATGATGTTGTTACTAAATTTGAGAAATTTGATCTATCTGTTTTGCCGGTTGTCGATAGTAGGGGAGTTTTAGTTGGTAGGATTACTACTGATGATATACACGATATCATACAAGAAAGAGCGACTGAGCAGATTTATAACCTAGCTGGAGTTGATGATGAGGCAGAGGAAGAAGATACACTTTTTAAAGCTGGAAAAGCGCGCGCTATTTGGCTGCTTTTAAACCTTTTTACCGCTCTTATCGCCTCTTTTATAATCGGTTTTTTTGACAAGACGATTGAAACTATCGTTGCGCTTGCTATTTTGATGCCTATAGTTAGTGGTATGAGTGGAAATGCCGGAACACAAGCACTTACTGTTACGGTTCGCCGCTTAGCGCTTGGTGAGATTGAGTTTAACGATAAAAAAGGCGTTTTGAAAAAAGAGATAGGAATCGTTCTTGTAAATGGACTTGTGTTTGCCTGTTTACTTGGCATTGTTGCTTATATCTGGTTTGATATAGCTATGCTTGGTGTTGTTATAGCGTGTGCGATGTTTATAAGTATTATGTTTGCTGGATTTTTGGGTACAGTTATACCTTTAACTCTTAAAAAACTCAACATCGACCCAGCAGTTGGCTCATCTGTTTTACTAACTGCGCTTACTGATATCATAGGATTTTTTAGCTTTTTAGGACTTGCGACGTGGATACTACTATAA
- a CDS encoding peptidoglycan DD-metalloendopeptidase family protein produces the protein MARKILFLFLFCCSVFGSGFTMEQFKWPAGVSFLKFLSDNEIPSSLYYDLSPEDQELTTEIAAEASCEVLKDEDGKIDQILIPISDELQIQIFKDAKNKYKIDFTPIAYNESTYTLGVTIENSPYIDINAATGNGFLANAFMLMFNKSVNFKNLRKGDQIALYYTQRDRLGQPFGQPQIISGMIEENGKSNYLYYFDSKYYDERGKMNEKFLFKLPIPGARVTSKFTPKRFHPVLKIYRAHLGTDYGAKKGTPIKAVGDGRVSFVGKKGGYGNTLEIQHVGGYKSLYAHLSKFAKGIKNGARIKQGEIVAYVGNTGLASGPHLHLGLYKNNKAMDFQKVVYTAKENIETKEKVLFQKFVKEQNQKLQKAIGGHNNPAKFVQFDNFIEL, from the coding sequence ATGGCTAGAAAAATTCTTTTTTTGTTTTTGTTTTGTTGTTCGGTTTTTGGTTCTGGCTTTACTATGGAGCAGTTTAAATGGCCAGCTGGAGTAAGCTTTTTAAAATTCTTAAGCGATAATGAAATACCATCATCGTTATATTATGATTTAAGTCCAGAAGATCAAGAACTAACCACTGAGATAGCAGCTGAGGCGAGTTGTGAGGTTTTAAAAGATGAAGATGGAAAGATAGATCAAATTTTAATACCCATAAGCGATGAGCTTCAAATTCAAATTTTTAAAGATGCAAAAAATAAATATAAGATTGATTTTACCCCGATTGCATACAACGAAAGCACCTATACACTAGGCGTAACAATAGAAAATTCGCCATATATCGATATAAACGCAGCAACAGGAAATGGCTTTTTAGCAAATGCTTTTATGCTTATGTTTAACAAATCTGTGAATTTTAAAAACCTTAGAAAAGGCGATCAAATCGCACTTTATTACACTCAACGTGATAGACTCGGACAGCCTTTTGGACAGCCTCAGATAATATCTGGTATGATAGAAGAAAATGGAAAGAGCAACTATCTTTACTACTTTGATTCAAAGTATTATGATGAGCGCGGAAAAATGAATGAAAAATTTCTTTTTAAACTACCAATTCCTGGAGCTAGAGTAACATCTAAATTTACTCCAAAGAGATTTCATCCGGTTTTAAAAATTTATCGTGCACATTTAGGCACTGATTATGGTGCTAAAAAAGGCACTCCGATAAAAGCTGTTGGTGATGGAAGAGTAAGTTTTGTAGGCAAAAAAGGTGGCTATGGAAATACTTTAGAAATTCAGCACGTTGGCGGATATAAAAGCCTTTATGCTCATCTTAGTAAATTTGCTAAAGGTATAAAAAATGGAGCAAGAATTAAGCAAGGCGAAATAGTTGCATATGTAGGAAATACTGGGTTAGCAAGTGGCCCGCACCTTCATCTAGGACTTTATAAAAACAACAAGGCGATGGATTTTCAAAAGGTTGTATACACTGCAAAAGAGAATATAGAAACTAAAGAAAAAGTGCTTTTTCAAAAATTTGTAAAAGAGCAAAACCAAAAGCTTCAAAAAGCAATTGGTGGGCATAATAATCCTGCTAAATTTGTGCAGTTTGATAACTTTATAGAGCTTTAG